The following proteins are co-located in the Clostridia bacterium genome:
- the rplM gene encoding 50S ribosomal protein L13: protein MLGRGKKVRTFMAKAQDIERKWYLIDAQDKVLGRLASEIATILRGKHKPTYTPHVDVGDYVIVINAEKVKLTGNKLQNKEHITHSRYPGGLKRTSYATLLQKRPELIIEKAVKGMLPGNRLGAAMYRKLKVYSGAEHPHQAQQPQVWEIGKEVK, encoded by the coding sequence ATGTTAGGGAGGGGAAAAAAAGTGCGTACCTTTATGGCTAAGGCACAAGATATAGAAAGAAAGTGGTATCTGATTGATGCCCAAGATAAAGTTTTGGGTCGTTTGGCATCGGAAATTGCCACAATTTTAAGGGGTAAACATAAACCTACTTATACTCCCCATGTTGATGTAGGGGATTATGTGATTGTAATTAATGCTGAAAAAGTAAAATTAACCGGAAATAAACTACAAAACAAAGAACATATTACTCATTCACGTTATCCGGGTGGTTTGAAAAGGACAAGTTATGCTACCCTTTTACAGAAAAGGCCGGAATTAATTATTGAAAAGGCAGTTAAAGGTATGTTGCCTGGCAATCGTTTGGGAGCGGCAATGTATCGAAAACTGAAAGTTTATTCTGGAGCGGAACATCCCCATCAGGCTCAACAGCCGCAAGTTTGGGAAATTGGGAAGGAGGTAAAATAG
- the rpsI gene encoding 30S ribosomal protein S9, with protein MVQYYGTGRRKTSIARVRLIPGKGEINVNGQSLEEYFAKKTLEVLILEPLKITNTEGKFDVLAKVEGG; from the coding sequence GTGGTACAATATTATGGAACTGGTCGGCGTAAAACCTCAATAGCTCGTGTACGTTTAATACCGGGTAAAGGTGAAATTAATGTTAATGGTCAATCCTTAGAAGAATATTTTGCTAAAAAAACTTTGGAAGTACTTATTCTAGAACCATTAAAAATTACTAATACCGAGGGTAAATTTGATGTATTAGCCAAAGTAGAAGGCGGCG